The nucleotide window GCTCGCCGGTAGGAACGGTTCGCTCCTCACCCTCGGTATCGGACCGATTGTTACCGCCGGTATCATACTCCAGCTTCTCGTCGGTTCCGAGATACTGAAGCTCGACCTCTCCGATCCCGAGGACAGGAGGTTTTACCAGGCCCTCCAGAGGCTGTTCTCGGTCTTCATGAGCTTCTTCGAGGCGGCCATCTATGTCCTGGCCGGTGCCTTCGGAAAGGTTGGGGTTGACATAACCGTCACCATAGCGATCCTGCTCATCCTCCAGCTCGGCCTCGGTTCAACGATACTCATCATGCTCGACGAGCTCGTCAGCAAGTGGGGAATAGGCAGCGGTATCAGCTTATTCATCGCCGCCGGAGTTTCGCAGCAGGTTATGGTGAAGTCCCTCAACCCGCTCCCGCTTCCGCAGAACCCCAACGAGCTCAGCGGTGCGATCCCTGCATTCATCCAGCACCTCATAAACGGCGACATCGGGGGCGCCATCTACAGACCGGGTTATCCTGACATGACGAACTTACTTGCAACCATAATCGTCTTCCTGATCGTCGTCTACCTGGAGAGCATGCGCGTTGAGATACCCCTCAGCTACGGCCGCGTTACCGTTCGCGGCAGGTACCCGATAAGGTTCATGTACGTCAGTAACATCCCGATAATCCTCACGATGGCACTCTACTCCAACATCCAGCTCTGGGCCAGACTGCTCGCTTCAAGGGGCTACACCTTCCTCGGCACGTTCAACGAGAACGGCTACCCAATCTCGGGCCTCGCCAAGTACACGGTTCCGCCCTACGACATATTCCAGCTGATCCACAACCCGGTTCACGCGCTCATCTACGCCATCCAGACGATATTCTGGTCGGTGCTCTTCGGCTTCCTCTGGGTTGAGCTGACGGGCCTCGACGCGAAGAGCATAGCCAGACAGCTCCAGCGCGCCGGCCTTCAGATCCCAGGATTCAGGCGCGACCCGAGGATCCTCGAGAGGGTCCTCCAGAGGTACATCCCGTACGTTACGTTCTGGGGTTCGTTCACCCTGGCAATAGTTGCAGTGCTTGCAAGCTTCCTCGGTGCACTCGGTACCGGAACGGGAATACTGCTGACGGTCGGCATACTCTACAGGTTCTACGAGGAGATAGCGAGGGAGCAGGCAACGGAGATGTTCCCCGCTTTGAGGAAGTTCTTCGCGAGCCGCTGATGTTTTGGATTTCCTTTTTCCTGCCCAAATCTTTTAAAGAGACCCCCCAATTTTTACCGGGATTGTTTA belongs to Thermococcus sp. AM4 and includes:
- the secY gene encoding preprotein translocase subunit SecY, which encodes MGVRDVVYAIERWFPEVERPKRRVPLKEKFMWTGVALLLYYILAEIPLYGLPSRIVDYFSTLRFVLAGRNGSLLTLGIGPIVTAGIILQLLVGSEILKLDLSDPEDRRFYQALQRLFSVFMSFFEAAIYVLAGAFGKVGVDITVTIAILLILQLGLGSTILIMLDELVSKWGIGSGISLFIAAGVSQQVMVKSLNPLPLPQNPNELSGAIPAFIQHLINGDIGGAIYRPGYPDMTNLLATIIVFLIVVYLESMRVEIPLSYGRVTVRGRYPIRFMYVSNIPIILTMALYSNIQLWARLLASRGYTFLGTFNENGYPISGLAKYTVPPYDIFQLIHNPVHALIYAIQTIFWSVLFGFLWVELTGLDAKSIARQLQRAGLQIPGFRRDPRILERVLQRYIPYVTFWGSFTLAIVAVLASFLGALGTGTGILLTVGILYRFYEEIAREQATEMFPALRKFFASR